A portion of the Rhodanobacter sp. AS-Z3 genome contains these proteins:
- a CDS encoding LLM class flavin-dependent oxidoreductase — MIPFSILDLAPVTEDSDASEAFRNTLDLARLGERLGYRRYWLAEHHNMPGIASAATAVLIGHVAGGTSTIRVGAGGIMLPNHAPLQVAEAFGTLASLYPGRIDLGLGRAPGTDQATARALRRYFDGAESFPHDVLELLGYFEPAQPGQPVRAVPGAGIDVPVWLLGSSLFSAKLSAQFGLPFAFASHFAPDAMDEALALYRRDFTPSARLPQPYAMLGINVVAADSDTEARRLFTTQQQAFINLRRGRPGLIPPPIDNIEAYWTPPEKLMMERALACAVVGDATSVQEGLTAFMARHCPDELLITTNVFEHAARRRSFELAAGLMVAG, encoded by the coding sequence ATGATTCCGTTTTCCATTCTCGACCTGGCCCCGGTGACCGAGGACAGCGACGCCAGTGAGGCATTTCGCAATACGCTGGACCTGGCGCGGCTGGGCGAACGGCTGGGGTATCGGCGTTACTGGCTGGCCGAGCATCACAATATGCCGGGCATTGCCAGCGCGGCGACAGCGGTGCTGATCGGCCACGTCGCTGGTGGTACCTCGACCATTCGCGTGGGTGCGGGCGGCATCATGTTGCCGAACCATGCGCCGCTGCAGGTGGCTGAGGCGTTCGGCACGCTGGCCTCGCTGTACCCCGGCCGGATTGATCTGGGCCTGGGCAGGGCGCCGGGTACCGACCAGGCCACGGCTCGGGCCTTGCGTCGCTATTTCGACGGCGCGGAAAGCTTCCCGCACGATGTGCTGGAATTGCTTGGCTATTTCGAACCGGCGCAACCTGGCCAGCCCGTGCGTGCGGTGCCGGGCGCCGGTATCGACGTGCCGGTCTGGCTGCTGGGCTCCAGTTTGTTCAGCGCGAAACTGTCCGCGCAGTTCGGCCTGCCATTCGCGTTCGCTTCGCATTTTGCGCCGGACGCGATGGACGAGGCACTGGCGCTGTACCGGCGGGACTTCACGCCGTCCGCACGGTTGCCACAGCCGTACGCCATGCTCGGCATCAACGTGGTGGCGGCGGACAGTGACACCGAAGCGCGGCGACTGTTCACCACCCAGCAGCAGGCCTTCATCAACCTGCGGCGCGGCCGGCCGGGGTTGATTCCACCGCCCATCGACAATATCGAGGCGTATTGGACGCCACCGGAAAAGCTGATGATGGAAAGGGCGTTGGCTTGCGCGGTGGTCGGTGACGCGACATCCGTTCAGGAGGGCCTGACGGCTTTCATGGCGCGACACTGCCCGGATGAGCTGTTGATCACCACCAACGTGTTCGAACATGCGGCGCGTCGGCGTTCCTTCGAACTGGCCGCCGGGCTGATGGTAGCCGGTTGA
- a CDS encoding rRNA pseudouridine synthase, translating to MTEAIRLSKRVVALHQCSRREADQYIEGGWVRVDGVVVEEPQFMVDTQQVELDPDAVLTATEAATLVLHKPAGYDAGTGANPASALVTPLTHWSEDSSGVRPLKRHLHRLETPLSLPTSASGLLVFTQDWRVKRKLIEDIDRVEQEFVVEISGELAPNGLALLNHGLHFNNYAMPPIKVSWQNEHNLRFAFKRLSSSQIEPMCNAVGLTVLSMKCLRVGRIPLAKLPPGQWRHLAPHEHI from the coding sequence ATGACTGAAGCCATCCGCCTGTCCAAACGCGTCGTCGCGCTGCACCAATGTTCGCGCCGCGAGGCCGACCAATACATCGAGGGCGGCTGGGTGCGCGTCGACGGTGTCGTGGTGGAAGAACCCCAGTTCATGGTCGACACGCAACAGGTCGAACTCGATCCAGATGCCGTGCTCACCGCCACCGAGGCGGCCACCCTGGTGCTGCACAAACCCGCCGGTTACGACGCGGGCACAGGGGCCAATCCAGCCTCGGCGCTGGTCACACCGCTGACGCATTGGTCAGAAGACAGCTCCGGCGTGCGCCCATTGAAGCGCCATCTGCATCGGCTCGAAACGCCGCTGTCCCTGCCGACCTCAGCCAGCGGGCTGCTGGTGTTCACCCAGGACTGGCGGGTCAAACGCAAGCTGATCGAGGACATCGATCGGGTCGAGCAGGAGTTCGTGGTCGAAATCAGCGGCGAACTGGCCCCGAACGGGCTGGCGCTGCTCAATCACGGCCTGCACTTCAACAACTACGCGATGCCACCGATCAAGGTCAGCTGGCAGAATGAGCACAACCTGCGCTTTGCGTTCAAGCGGCTGTCATCCAGCCAGATCGAGCCGATGTGCAATGCGGTCGGTCTGACCGTACTGTCCATGAAGTGTCTGCGTGTTGGCCGTATTCCCCTGGCGAAATTGCCGCCAGGCCAGTGGCGCCATCTCGCACCGCACGAGCACATCTGA
- a CDS encoding HDOD domain-containing protein produces MPEPPAEQALASRVQLEELFHRFVLDLPESSLVELTPNELALVKRLDLLSVRFDMRSLPRLPSVLPQLLRELRSDTAAGAQLAKLIARDPLLIGEVMRVTSSVFYRSAQPITSLQQAVVLLGQDTLRQVVAQHVMKPILQANTGSGGQSAGVRLWEHAERCAHASAFLARNAGGDAFESYLAGIIARTGTGAVVRLLETTSPLNEAPVSAAFLAECDHLAARLSLQAAQHWELPARVVEAVAEMQLQDAKPISTLGKILVVADLLAMEQVLGEHARLPKSVEADCGNLLPASTVERCRKDLRSNFENTHA; encoded by the coding sequence GTGCCCGAGCCGCCTGCCGAACAGGCGCTGGCCAGTCGTGTCCAGCTGGAGGAACTGTTCCATCGCTTCGTGCTGGATCTGCCGGAATCCTCCCTGGTCGAACTCACTCCGAACGAACTTGCCCTGGTCAAGCGACTGGACCTGCTCAGCGTGCGCTTCGACATGCGCAGCCTGCCGCGCCTGCCCAGTGTCTTGCCGCAATTGCTGCGTGAACTTCGCAGCGACACTGCCGCTGGCGCCCAACTCGCCAAGCTGATTGCCCGCGATCCACTGCTGATCGGCGAAGTGATGCGCGTCACCAGCAGCGTGTTCTATCGCTCGGCGCAGCCGATCACCAGCCTGCAACAAGCCGTGGTGCTGCTGGGACAGGACACCTTGCGTCAGGTGGTTGCCCAGCACGTGATGAAACCGATCCTGCAAGCGAATACCGGCTCGGGTGGGCAGAGTGCCGGCGTGCGCCTGTGGGAGCACGCCGAACGCTGCGCCCACGCCAGCGCGTTCCTGGCCCGCAACGCGGGCGGTGACGCGTTTGAATCCTATCTGGCCGGCATCATCGCGCGCACCGGCACGGGCGCCGTGGTCCGCCTGCTGGAAACCACATCCCCACTCAACGAGGCGCCGGTTTCAGCGGCGTTTCTGGCCGAATGCGACCACCTTGCGGCGCGTCTCTCACTGCAGGCGGCACAGCACTGGGAGCTACCGGCGCGCGTCGTCGAAGCCGTGGCGGAGATGCAACTGCAGGACGCCAAACCCATCAGTACACTCGGCAAAATCCTGGTCGTGGCCGACCTGCTGGCGATGGAACAGGTACTGGGCGAGCATGCACGCCTGCCCAAATCGGTCGAAGCCGACTGCGGCAACCTGCTGCCTGCCTCGACCGTGGAACGCTGCCGGAAGGATCTGCGCAGCAATTTCGAAAACACGCACGCCTGA
- a CDS encoding ion channel, producing the protein MSDADTLTPRKLLRFTQLRWLVRIIRHPSAILLLVQLAGLLLYPFIEQTRPARALLGAFGVVVLGLAISMVRRTPGRAWISLSIAVPAVALNVIDMIMDVPLLRPWWAALEAVFYFYAAGCLISYMLADRHATTDELFAAGATFTLLAWAFTFVFVLCQTLQPGCFSAAVNPQAPRTWTELLFLSFALLSSTGIGDVIPITVHTRAVAALEMFVGLMYVALVVSRLIGLSVAPLQRDRR; encoded by the coding sequence ATGAGCGATGCCGACACCCTGACACCCCGGAAGCTGCTGCGCTTTACCCAACTGCGCTGGTTGGTGCGCATCATCCGCCACCCCTCGGCCATTCTGTTGCTGGTGCAACTGGCCGGTTTGCTGCTGTATCCGTTCATCGAACAGACGCGTCCGGCGCGGGCTTTGCTCGGAGCTTTTGGCGTGGTGGTGCTTGGTCTGGCCATTTCGATGGTTCGGCGGACACCGGGTCGCGCGTGGATCAGCTTGAGCATCGCGGTGCCGGCGGTGGCGTTGAACGTGATCGACATGATCATGGACGTGCCGCTGTTGCGCCCCTGGTGGGCGGCGCTGGAAGCGGTGTTCTATTTCTATGCTGCCGGTTGCCTGATCAGCTACATGCTGGCCGACCGGCATGCCACCACGGATGAGCTGTTCGCGGCCGGGGCGACCTTCACCCTGCTCGCGTGGGCTTTCACCTTCGTGTTCGTGTTGTGCCAGACCTTGCAGCCCGGCTGCTTTTCCGCGGCGGTGAATCCGCAGGCGCCACGAACCTGGACCGAGCTGCTGTTTCTCAGCTTCGCGCTGCTTTCCAGTACCGGCATTGGCGATGTCATCCCGATCACTGTTCATACCCGCGCCGTGGCCGCGCTGGAGATGTTTGTCGGGCTGATGTACGTGGCGCTGGTGGTGTCGCGACTGATCGGTCTCAGCGTGGCGCCACTGCAACGCGACCGGCGCTGA
- a CDS encoding Ig-like domain-containing protein, with protein sequence MHFEYPGANPGTPVAWQIALLDRDGQLLREWNGGSVLHTRQAQASVRWDGLDAQLKPLSPGYYTVRLRTIALDNDNARRIGSGLASRALSLAARLAPDAITEQRQQIQVGQVAATAMPQVMTLARQANLHTLAATTGGLPYTIWYGDLHSQTNHSDGGGALATCHGEQSPQSSAFGPTDAYQYAMDHGLDMLMTSEHNHMFDGSTGTNASANPATAHNLFASGLQAATAFHAAHPNFLSIYGQEWGVISNGGHMNIFNADGLIEWEKNSAGQLIGDYEIAKGDYASLYTLMRSKNWIGQFNHPAQSGQFKVNGTDFGYTADGDQVMVLAEVLNSSAFSVNTTESETSRPNYEIAYNTILERGYHVAPSSDQDNHCANWGASFSNRTGVLIPNGTALSLDSFVAALRARHVFATEDKTSQIILTANGHLMGERFANSGPLALNVSYASASGQSAQLVEIFEGVPGRNGTVTLLTQTATTTFTPTEGDHFYYARITQANGLRLWSAPVWVSEGAGSGDTTAPTATASEAGSSGTITFNASASDNIGVTKVEFYVDGALKATDSNAPYSATLDSTTLANGTHVLIVKAYDAAGNIGSSNSVGFSVSNSSGGSDTTAPTVSASESGSSGSITLKAAASDNVGVARVEFYVDGALKGTDTSSPYSVTLDSTTLSNGTHALMARAYDAAGNVGTSGSVNFSLSNGGGGTTQLINNGNFESGSTSWTQTSGVITSDSSEAAHAGSWKAWLDGYGSSHTDYVRQAISIPVGVAHATLSFFLHVDTAETGSKAYDTLQVQLITSTGKTINLASYSNVDAASGFQQRTINLDAYKGQAIQINFYGKEDSSQQTSFVIDDVGVVAQ encoded by the coding sequence ATGCATTTCGAATACCCCGGAGCCAACCCGGGCACGCCGGTGGCATGGCAGATCGCGCTGCTTGATCGAGATGGTCAGCTGTTGCGCGAATGGAATGGCGGTTCGGTGTTGCACACGCGCCAGGCGCAGGCCAGCGTCCGTTGGGATGGACTGGACGCGCAGCTCAAGCCGCTATCGCCGGGTTACTACACGGTGCGCTTGCGCACGATCGCGCTGGACAATGACAACGCGCGCCGGATTGGCAGCGGCCTGGCCAGTCGTGCGCTGAGCCTGGCAGCACGCCTGGCGCCCGACGCGATCACCGAACAACGCCAGCAGATCCAGGTGGGCCAGGTTGCAGCAACCGCCATGCCGCAGGTCATGACGCTGGCGCGGCAGGCAAACCTGCATACGCTTGCGGCCACCACCGGCGGCTTGCCTTACACGATCTGGTACGGCGATCTGCACAGTCAGACCAATCACAGTGACGGCGGTGGCGCGCTGGCGACCTGCCATGGCGAACAGAGTCCGCAGAGCAGTGCCTTTGGTCCGACCGACGCCTACCAGTACGCGATGGATCACGGGCTGGACATGTTGATGACGTCCGAGCACAACCACATGTTCGATGGCTCCACCGGTACCAACGCCTCGGCCAATCCCGCCACCGCGCACAACCTGTTTGCCTCGGGCTTGCAGGCAGCCACGGCGTTCCATGCCGCCCATCCCAATTTCCTCTCGATCTATGGTCAGGAGTGGGGCGTGATCAGCAACGGCGGCCACATGAACATCTTCAACGCCGATGGCCTGATCGAGTGGGAGAAAAACAGTGCCGGTCAGTTGATCGGTGATTACGAGATCGCCAAGGGCGACTATGCGTCGCTGTACACCCTGATGCGCAGCAAGAACTGGATCGGCCAGTTCAATCACCCAGCACAAAGCGGGCAGTTCAAGGTCAACGGCACCGACTTCGGTTACACCGCCGACGGTGATCAGGTCATGGTGCTGGCCGAAGTATTGAACAGTTCGGCGTTCTCGGTGAACACCACCGAGTCGGAAACGTCGCGCCCGAACTACGAGATTGCCTACAACACCATTCTCGAACGTGGGTATCACGTGGCACCGAGTTCCGATCAGGACAATCACTGCGCGAACTGGGGCGCCAGTTTCAGCAACCGTACCGGTGTGCTGATACCCAATGGCACCGCCTTGAGTCTGGACAGCTTTGTCGCGGCACTGCGCGCACGCCACGTGTTTGCCACCGAAGACAAGACCTCGCAGATCATACTGACCGCGAATGGGCACCTGATGGGTGAGCGTTTTGCCAATAGCGGACCGCTGGCATTGAACGTCAGTTACGCGAGTGCTTCGGGGCAAAGTGCCCAGTTGGTCGAGATCTTCGAGGGTGTCCCGGGACGCAACGGCACGGTGACCCTACTGACTCAGACGGCGACCACGACGTTCACTCCGACCGAAGGAGATCACTTCTATTACGCCAGAATTACCCAGGCCAACGGTCTGCGGCTGTGGTCGGCGCCGGTCTGGGTGAGCGAGGGCGCTGGCTCGGGTGACACCACCGCACCAACGGCAACTGCCAGTGAAGCCGGTAGCAGCGGCACAATCACCTTCAATGCCAGCGCCAGCGACAACATAGGCGTGACAAAGGTGGAGTTCTACGTGGATGGCGCGCTCAAGGCCACTGATAGCAACGCACCGTACAGCGCCACGCTGGACTCGACCACGCTGGCCAACGGCACGCATGTGCTGATCGTCAAGGCTTATGACGCAGCCGGCAATATCGGTAGCAGCAATTCGGTCGGCTTCAGCGTGTCCAACAGCAGTGGCGGTAGCGACACCACGGCACCGACAGTGAGTGCATCGGAAAGCGGCAGTAGCGGCAGCATCACGTTGAAGGCCGCGGCGAGCGACAACGTCGGCGTGGCGCGGGTGGAGTTCTACGTGGATGGCGCACTCAAGGGCACCGATACCAGCTCACCGTACAGCGTCACGCTGGACTCGACCACGCTCAGCAACGGCACGCATGCGCTGATGGCCAGAGCATACGACGCGGCAGGCAACGTCGGCACCAGCGGATCAGTCAACTTCAGCCTATCCAATGGCGGTGGTGGCACGACCCAGTTGATCAACAATGGCAACTTCGAAAGCGGTTCGACCAGCTGGACGCAGACCAGCGGCGTGATCACCAGCGACAGCAGCGAAGCCGCCCATGCCGGAAGCTGGAAGGCATGGCTGGATGGTTATGGCAGCAGCCACACCGACTATGTGCGCCAGGCGATCAGCATTCCCGTCGGTGTCGCGCATGCCACGCTGAGTTTCTTCCTGCATGTGGATACCGCGGAGACCGGCAGCAAGGCCTATGACACCTTGCAGGTGCAGTTGATCACCTCCACCGGCAAGACCATCAATCTGGCCAGCTATTCAAACGTCGATGCAGCGAGCGGCTTCCAGCAGCGCACGATCAATCTGGATGCCTATAAAGGACAGGCGATACAGATCAATTTCTACGGCAAGGAAGACAGTAGTCAGCAGACCTCGTTCGTGATCGACGACGTCGGGGTTGTTGCGCAGTAA
- a CDS encoding GNAT family N-acetyltransferase: MVIRYRLGRPQDACAIGLVARRVTRRWILPEQPASAAPSLLYGMGARIIRRKILAGQRFQLACADDGRVVGVAAMRDDSHLFQFFVSTRLHRLGIARQLWQRTMRDAVRRAGTRRFTLNSSAMAVPVYLHLGFVCSGPPKLSDNGLLTQSMHLDRL, from the coding sequence ATGGTCATTCGCTATCGGCTCGGTCGCCCGCAGGATGCTTGTGCGATTGGCCTAGTGGCGCGCCGGGTGACGCGCCGCTGGATACTGCCGGAGCAACCAGCGAGTGCGGCACCGTCGCTTCTGTATGGCATGGGTGCACGGATCATTCGCCGCAAGATCCTCGCTGGCCAGCGCTTTCAGCTGGCGTGTGCGGATGACGGACGGGTCGTTGGTGTGGCGGCGATGCGTGATGACTCACACCTGTTCCAGTTCTTCGTCAGTACGCGCCTGCATCGCCTCGGTATCGCGCGACAGTTGTGGCAACGCACGATGCGCGACGCCGTGCGCCGCGCGGGCACCCGGCGCTTCACCTTGAATTCGTCGGCGATGGCTGTGCCGGTCTATCTGCATCTGGGCTTTGTGTGCAGCGGTCCGCCCAAGCTCAGCGACAACGGTCTGCTGACCCAGTCGATGCATCTGGATCGGCTCTGA
- a CDS encoding arginine deiminase family protein, whose protein sequence is MWVAITRDVSPALGTCELSFVERSAIDVTQAIKQHHAYREALMALGCRVISLPAEAQLPDSVFVEDAAIVLDEVAVLTRPGASSRRDEVASIGAALKSWRPLLAIEAPGTIDGGDVLRLGRTLYVGESARSNDAGITQLRELLVGHGYAVEGVPTHGCLHLKSAVTQLDDQTVLLQPAWVDRSRFADFRVIEVDPAEPHAANVVRIGDALLMPASFPRTQQRLLDAGFAVTSVDVSELQKAEGAVTCCSLVFRVAD, encoded by the coding sequence ATGTGGGTAGCCATCACGCGTGACGTCAGCCCGGCACTGGGTACGTGCGAATTGTCCTTCGTCGAGCGCTCCGCGATCGATGTGACGCAGGCCATCAAACAGCATCACGCCTATCGGGAAGCACTGATGGCGCTTGGTTGCCGGGTGATTTCGTTGCCAGCCGAAGCCCAGTTGCCTGATTCGGTTTTCGTCGAGGACGCCGCGATCGTGCTGGATGAGGTTGCGGTGCTGACCCGGCCCGGCGCGTCGTCTCGTCGTGACGAGGTGGCAAGTATCGGCGCTGCGCTGAAAAGCTGGCGGCCGTTGCTGGCGATCGAGGCGCCCGGAACGATTGACGGTGGCGATGTGCTGCGGTTGGGCCGCACCCTCTACGTCGGTGAGTCGGCGCGCAGCAATGATGCGGGCATTACGCAGTTGCGCGAGTTGCTGGTAGGCCATGGCTACGCCGTAGAGGGTGTGCCGACCCACGGCTGCCTGCATCTGAAATCCGCCGTGACCCAGCTCGATGATCAGACCGTATTGTTGCAGCCGGCGTGGGTGGATCGCTCGCGCTTCGCTGACTTCCGCGTGATCGAAGTCGACCCGGCCGAGCCGCATGCGGCGAACGTGGTGCGCATCGGTGATGCGCTGCTGATGCCGGCGAGCTTCCCGCGCACGCAGCAGCGACTGCTCGATGCCGGCTTCGCGGTAACCTCTGTGGATGTGTCCGAACTGCAGAAGGCCGAAGGTGCGGTGACCTGTTGCAGTCTGGTGTTTCGCGTGGCGGATTGA
- a CDS encoding oxidoreductase-like domain-containing protein, with protein MSTNEPAAAVSDPDDPPPQRPVEPDAADCCGEGCVRCVYDVHDEALARHEAAMAAWRARHPST; from the coding sequence GTGAGTACGAATGAGCCTGCCGCTGCGGTGTCGGACCCGGATGATCCGCCACCGCAACGCCCCGTCGAACCCGACGCTGCCGATTGTTGCGGCGAGGGCTGCGTACGCTGTGTCTACGATGTACACGACGAAGCACTGGCCCGCCATGAGGCGGCGATGGCTGCCTGGCGTGCGCGTCATCCCTCAACGTAG
- a CDS encoding methyltransferase, whose amino-acid sequence MRPTVLAALFCLAVPAAASAYAPNAHAAAPQAVLQKALNDPARAADKVDDSRRKIDQVMQFAEVKPGQSVLELVPGSGYWTRVFSGIVGPKGHVYTVWPTEMGKFDTESLGNWQKLVATPHYANVSILQQPAAKLQAPAPVDLVFTVQNYHDFHDAFMGPMDMAAFNHQVFDALKPGGLFVIIDHVAPAGSGFADTNTLHRIDPAAVKQEVEAAGFVFDGESKALHNAADPLDIKVFDKAIRGHTDQFIYRFRKPAK is encoded by the coding sequence ATGCGACCAACCGTGCTTGCAGCCCTGTTCTGCCTTGCTGTCCCCGCCGCTGCTTCGGCCTACGCGCCGAATGCCCATGCAGCCGCGCCACAGGCCGTGCTGCAGAAGGCCCTGAACGATCCAGCCCGTGCGGCAGACAAGGTCGACGATAGCCGCCGCAAAATCGATCAGGTGATGCAGTTCGCCGAGGTCAAGCCTGGCCAGAGTGTGCTGGAACTGGTTCCCGGCAGCGGCTACTGGACGCGGGTGTTCAGTGGCATCGTGGGTCCCAAGGGACATGTCTACACCGTCTGGCCGACCGAGATGGGCAAGTTCGACACCGAAAGCCTGGGCAACTGGCAGAAGCTGGTGGCCACGCCGCACTACGCCAATGTCAGCATCCTGCAGCAGCCGGCGGCCAAGCTGCAGGCGCCAGCACCAGTGGACCTGGTGTTCACGGTGCAGAACTACCACGACTTCCACGATGCGTTCATGGGCCCGATGGATATGGCGGCGTTCAACCATCAAGTCTTCGACGCACTCAAGCCTGGAGGGCTGTTCGTGATTATCGATCACGTCGCGCCAGCCGGCTCCGGCTTTGCCGATACCAATACCTTGCATCGGATCGATCCGGCGGCGGTGAAACAGGAAGTGGAAGCGGCCGGCTTCGTCTTCGATGGCGAAAGCAAGGCGCTGCACAACGCGGCTGATCCACTGGATATCAAGGTGTTCGACAAGGCCATCCGTGGTCACACCGACCAGTTCATCTACCGCTTCCGCAAACCGGCGAAGTGA
- a CDS encoding M14 family zinc carboxypeptidase has product MHKTIRFSWGMLFTLGVCAAQAASVSVANDYARAPDQPLDQAYTAQILKFTTDPSFNTPLTNYLPASATVPTPEKVLGHIAGAPNYLPYSADVSRYFRALAAASPRVKVFSIGKSEEGREMIAVAIADESLLADLDANKARLANLADPRAIGMDDTKADQLIAQSTPVYYITGSIHSTETGSPTALMELAYRLAVDNAPYIRHIRSHVITLITPVVEVDGRDRMVDLYNWHLAHPGQNYSRLLYWGHYVAHDNNRDAMGMSLALTRNVADTFVGWHAQVLHDLHESVPFLYDNTVGDGPYNAWIDPILTGEWQQLGWDNVQQMTRLGMPGVFTHGDFDTWSPGYLMFIAAMHNGISRLYETFGNNGADTVQRILDPSEYARTWYKPNPPLPTVLWSQRNNNNYQQTGLLTALNYFSSNGQQFLKNFYLKAKRSIEKPQQAGPAAYVFSASDPRPGSRAQLLRVLQRQHVEISITSAPVTVTMPAPGDDKKPAAKQTFPAGSYVVRMDQPYSRIADTLLDRQYWSPKDPQQHPYDDTGWSMGDLFDVQLARVTDPAILQAPMSALGEAVNVPAGLAAIDLPNAKLPRIALMHTWLGTQTEGWWRIALDNLNVRYDYISTQDVAKAGNLRAKYDVILFAPIGDTSAQEIVDGMPMWGNPMPWKTTALTPNLGRIDATDDIRPGLGNTGLANLKRFVQDGGLLVTAEDTAKFAIDTGMAPGVSVAPTNRLKVVGSVLQAKFVDRHNPIATSYTRDELALYSANGQSFNVSNLLTGDHGLPSAKSFQRPTGRGGPHDTDTPEGRAATAAAPLPDVQPWQPMPLNAEQMRNNPWVIPVDQRPQVILRYAEAKNLLIAGLLDGADEMAEHAAVVDARYGKGHVLLFASNPIWRGETIGSYPLVFNAILHHDRLDTPASATRQATSQPAE; this is encoded by the coding sequence ATGCACAAGACCATCCGGTTTTCATGGGGAATGCTGTTCACGCTCGGCGTGTGCGCGGCTCAGGCGGCCAGTGTGAGCGTGGCTAACGACTATGCGCGTGCGCCGGACCAGCCGCTCGACCAGGCCTATACCGCACAGATCCTGAAGTTCACGACCGATCCGTCGTTCAACACACCGCTGACGAACTACCTGCCCGCCTCCGCCACGGTACCTACACCGGAGAAAGTGCTGGGCCATATCGCCGGCGCACCGAACTACCTGCCCTATAGCGCCGACGTATCCCGCTATTTTCGTGCACTGGCCGCCGCCAGCCCACGGGTCAAGGTGTTCAGCATCGGCAAGAGTGAGGAAGGCCGCGAGATGATCGCGGTGGCGATCGCCGATGAAAGTCTGCTGGCCGACCTTGATGCAAACAAGGCGCGCCTGGCCAATCTGGCCGATCCACGCGCCATCGGCATGGACGATACCAAGGCCGACCAACTGATCGCACAATCCACCCCGGTCTACTACATCACCGGCTCCATCCATTCCACCGAAACCGGTTCGCCCACCGCGTTGATGGAACTGGCCTACCGCCTCGCGGTGGATAACGCGCCCTACATCCGTCACATCCGTTCGCATGTGATCACCCTGATCACGCCGGTCGTCGAGGTCGATGGCCGCGACCGCATGGTCGACCTGTACAACTGGCATCTGGCGCACCCCGGGCAGAACTATTCGCGGCTGCTGTATTGGGGCCACTACGTGGCGCATGACAACAATCGCGACGCGATGGGCATGTCGCTGGCGCTTACCCGCAACGTCGCCGACACCTTTGTCGGCTGGCATGCGCAGGTGCTGCACGACCTGCACGAGTCGGTGCCGTTCCTGTACGACAACACCGTGGGCGACGGCCCGTACAACGCGTGGATCGACCCGATCCTCACCGGCGAGTGGCAGCAACTGGGCTGGGACAACGTGCAGCAAATGACAAGGCTGGGTATGCCCGGCGTGTTCACCCATGGTGACTTCGATACCTGGAGCCCGGGCTATCTGATGTTCATTGCCGCCATGCACAACGGCATCAGCCGGCTGTATGAAACCTTCGGCAACAACGGCGCCGATACCGTGCAGCGCATCCTCGATCCGTCGGAATACGCGCGCACCTGGTACAAGCCCAACCCGCCGCTACCCACCGTGCTGTGGTCACAGCGCAACAACAACAACTACCAGCAGACCGGCCTGCTCACCGCGCTGAATTATTTCTCCAGCAACGGCCAGCAGTTCCTGAAAAATTTCTACCTGAAGGCCAAACGGTCGATCGAGAAGCCGCAGCAGGCTGGCCCCGCCGCCTATGTGTTCAGCGCGAGCGATCCGCGCCCCGGCTCACGTGCCCAGCTGCTGCGCGTGCTGCAACGTCAGCATGTGGAGATCAGCATCACCAGCGCACCGGTCACTGTAACCATGCCCGCCCCAGGCGACGACAAGAAGCCGGCCGCCAAGCAGACTTTCCCCGCTGGCAGTTACGTGGTGCGCATGGACCAGCCCTACTCGCGCATCGCCGATACGTTACTTGACCGTCAATACTGGTCACCGAAGGACCCGCAGCAACATCCGTATGACGACACCGGCTGGTCGATGGGCGACCTGTTCGACGTGCAGCTCGCGCGGGTCACCGATCCGGCGATCCTGCAAGCGCCAATGAGTGCGCTCGGCGAAGCGGTCAACGTACCTGCCGGACTGGCCGCGATCGACTTGCCCAACGCGAAGCTGCCACGCATCGCGCTCATGCACACCTGGCTGGGTACACAGACTGAAGGCTGGTGGCGCATCGCGCTGGACAATCTGAACGTTCGTTACGACTACATCAGCACGCAGGACGTAGCCAAAGCGGGCAACCTGCGCGCCAAGTACGACGTGATCCTGTTCGCACCGATCGGCGACACCAGTGCGCAGGAAATCGTCGACGGCATGCCGATGTGGGGCAACCCGATGCCGTGGAAGACCACGGCGCTCACGCCGAACCTTGGTCGCATCGACGCTACCGATGACATCCGTCCCGGCCTGGGCAACACCGGGCTGGCCAACCTCAAACGCTTCGTCCAGGACGGTGGCCTGCTGGTCACCGCCGAGGACACTGCGAAATTCGCCATCGACACCGGTATGGCACCGGGCGTGTCAGTCGCGCCAACCAATCGACTGAAGGTAGTCGGCAGCGTGCTGCAGGCGAAATTCGTTGACCGCCATAACCCGATCGCCACCAGCTACACCCGCGACGAGCTGGCTTTGTATAGCGCCAACGGCCAGTCGTTCAACGTATCCAACCTGCTCACCGGCGACCATGGGCTGCCCAGTGCGAAGAGCTTCCAGCGCCCCACCGGTCGCGGCGGCCCGCACGACACCGACACGCCGGAAGGCAGGGCCGCTACCGCCGCCGCACCGCTGCCCGACGTGCAGCCATGGCAGCCGATGCCGCTGAATGCCGAGCAGATGCGCAACAACCCGTGGGTGATTCC